One genomic region from Stackebrandtia nassauensis DSM 44728 encodes:
- a CDS encoding DEAD/DEAH box helicase — protein MPSVDTEQTALPAETSAPSFADLGLPPAIVSALAERGVTSPFPIQAATIPDALSGKDVLGRGRTGSGKTLSFGLPLLVTLATDGGRTQAKRPRGLILTPTRELAMQVADALDPYARILRLDMKVVCGGTSMPRQIEALRNGVDVLVATPGRLRDLIDRKVCILDSVKIAVLDEADQMADMGFLPEVTEILDQVPPGGQRMLFSATLEKEIDTLVRRYLSEPVTHEVDPSAGAVTTMSHHVLVVKPKAKAPVTAAIAGQDGRSIAFVRTQLGADRVADQLREAGVRAEPLHGGMTQQARNAVLERFKGGGLDCLVATDVAARGIHVDGVDVVLHVDPARDGKDYLHRAGRTARAGRSGTVVTLALPHQRKTVFGMLERVDVNAARHIVDGVFTDSLAKVIGSGSLTDMEADTVEREARSAQRDADDMIARAERQAQRAAKLHAEAARLRDRAAKERSGEIPMASSHDDFADRPAKHSRKPYRGQGGGGGRRFERRDGDKWGGKPRNGSRRDDRGHARREERGGERRGGQAGFGGKNKPRWRDRNA, from the coding sequence ATGCCGTCGGTTGATACCGAGCAAACCGCCCTGCCCGCCGAAACATCCGCCCCGAGCTTCGCCGATCTAGGGCTGCCGCCCGCGATCGTGTCGGCGCTCGCCGAGCGCGGCGTCACCAGTCCGTTCCCGATCCAGGCCGCCACCATCCCCGATGCACTGTCCGGTAAGGACGTTCTCGGTCGGGGCCGCACCGGCTCCGGAAAGACCCTCAGCTTCGGCCTGCCGCTTTTGGTCACCCTGGCCACCGACGGCGGCCGCACCCAGGCCAAACGCCCGCGCGGCCTGATACTCACCCCGACCCGCGAGCTGGCGATGCAGGTCGCCGACGCCCTGGACCCGTACGCGCGGATCCTGCGACTCGACATGAAGGTCGTGTGTGGAGGCACCTCGATGCCCCGCCAGATCGAGGCGCTGCGCAACGGCGTCGACGTCCTGGTCGCGACCCCCGGACGACTGCGCGACCTCATCGACCGCAAGGTCTGCATCCTGGACTCGGTGAAGATCGCCGTCCTGGACGAGGCCGACCAGATGGCCGACATGGGCTTCCTGCCCGAGGTCACCGAGATCCTGGACCAGGTGCCGCCCGGCGGACAGCGGATGCTGTTCTCGGCGACCCTGGAGAAGGAGATCGACACCCTGGTCCGCCGCTACCTCAGCGAACCGGTCACCCACGAGGTCGACCCCTCCGCGGGAGCGGTCACCACGATGAGCCACCACGTGCTCGTCGTCAAACCCAAGGCCAAGGCCCCGGTCACCGCCGCCATCGCCGGTCAGGACGGCCGCTCGATCGCGTTCGTCCGCACCCAGCTGGGCGCCGACCGGGTCGCCGACCAGTTGCGTGAGGCCGGTGTCCGCGCCGAGCCGCTGCACGGCGGCATGACCCAGCAGGCCCGCAACGCGGTCCTGGAGCGCTTCAAGGGCGGCGGCCTGGACTGCCTGGTCGCCACCGACGTCGCCGCGCGCGGCATCCACGTCGACGGCGTCGACGTGGTCCTGCACGTCGACCCGGCCCGGGACGGCAAGGACTACCTGCACCGCGCGGGCCGCACCGCCCGTGCCGGTCGCAGCGGCACCGTCGTCACCCTGGCGCTGCCGCACCAGCGCAAGACCGTCTTCGGCATGCTGGAGCGCGTCGACGTCAACGCGGCCCGCCACATCGTGGACGGCGTCTTCACCGACTCGCTGGCCAAGGTCATCGGCTCCGGCTCGCTGACCGACATGGAGGCCGACACCGTCGAGCGCGAGGCCCGTTCGGCCCAGCGCGACGCGGACGACATGATCGCCCGCGCCGAGCGGCAGGCCCAGCGGGCCGCCAAGCTGCACGCCGAGGCCGCCCGGCTGCGCGACCGCGCCGCCAAGGAGCGTTCGGGCGAGATCCCGATGGCCTCCAGCCACGACGACTTCGCCGACCGTCCGGCCAAGCACAGCCGCAAGCCCTACCGGGGCCAGGGCGGAGGCGGCGGCCGACGCTTCGAACGCCGCGACGGCGACAAGTGGGGCGGCAAGCCCCGCAACGGCTCCCGCCGCGACGACCGGGGCCACGCCCGCCGGGAAGAGCGCGGCGGCGAACGCCGTGGCGGCCAGGCCGGGTTCGGCGGCAAGAACAAGCCGCGCTGGCGCGACCGCAACGCCTAA
- a CDS encoding VanZ family protein, translated as MTEVWDRWGTVLTATAVAVPVVVALVWALARRRIRDGADARTAWRRSAAEVCAVAGTLPWLWMVLTPRPAASTVNLVPLSDLAALFTAAPTTIVVQLGGNLLVFAALGFCLPIRFAIPVAAVALVGAAGATAIEVLQYLFDIGRVSSVDDVLVNTLGAVLAALLSRPWWVARTWAARTQPRRIPVG; from the coding sequence GTGACCGAAGTCTGGGACAGGTGGGGCACGGTACTGACGGCGACGGCCGTCGCCGTGCCCGTGGTGGTGGCGCTGGTGTGGGCGTTGGCCCGACGGCGAATCCGCGACGGCGCCGACGCCCGCACGGCTTGGCGCCGTTCGGCCGCCGAGGTGTGCGCCGTCGCGGGCACGCTGCCGTGGCTGTGGATGGTGCTGACCCCGCGCCCGGCCGCCTCGACGGTGAACCTGGTGCCACTGTCCGATCTGGCCGCGTTGTTCACCGCCGCGCCGACGACGATCGTCGTGCAGCTGGGCGGCAACCTGCTGGTGTTCGCGGCGCTGGGGTTCTGCCTGCCGATCCGGTTCGCGATCCCGGTCGCGGCGGTCGCGCTCGTCGGCGCGGCCGGTGCGACCGCAATCGAGGTGCTTCAGTACCTGTTCGACATCGGAAGGGTCTCGTCGGTCGACGACGTCCTGGTGAACACGCTCGGCGCCGTCCTCGCGGCGCTGCTGTCCCGCCCATGGTGGGTGGCCCGCACGTGGGCAGCTCGCACACAGCCTCGACGCATCCCCGTCGGCTGA
- a CDS encoding TetR/AcrR family transcriptional regulator gives MPRVSPERLQSRRREILAGARACFARYGYEGATVRRLEDEIGLSRGAIFHHFRDKESLFLAVAEDDAISMADTVAKHGLVQVMRDLAAEADSPETTGWLGTQLEVSRRLRTEAGFAREWEDRKQAIAQATRQRLARQLEAGILRDDLPVEVLAGFLELAYDGLITHLAMGSNSSNLDTILDMVETAVRRR, from the coding sequence GTGCCAAGGGTCAGCCCGGAACGTCTTCAGTCACGGCGCCGCGAGATTCTCGCCGGTGCCCGCGCGTGTTTCGCGCGCTACGGCTACGAGGGCGCCACCGTCAGAAGACTCGAGGACGAGATCGGCCTGTCCCGCGGCGCCATCTTCCACCACTTCCGGGACAAGGAGTCGTTGTTCCTGGCGGTGGCCGAGGACGACGCGATCAGCATGGCCGACACGGTGGCCAAACACGGTCTGGTGCAGGTGATGCGGGACCTGGCCGCCGAGGCCGACAGTCCCGAGACCACCGGCTGGCTGGGCACCCAGCTGGAGGTGAGCCGACGGCTGCGCACCGAAGCCGGATTCGCCCGCGAGTGGGAGGACCGCAAACAGGCCATCGCCCAGGCGACCCGGCAGCGGCTGGCCCGGCAGCTGGAGGCCGGGATACTGCGCGACGACCTGCCGGTCGAAGTTCTGGCCGGTTTCCTGGAACTGGCCTACGACGGCCTGATCACGCATCTGGCGATGGGCAGCAACTCCTCCAACCTGGACACGATCCTGGACATGGTCGAGACCGCGGTGCGCCGCCGCTGA
- a CDS encoding carbon-nitrogen hydrolase family protein, which yields MVDVTHHAPVHRLRVAAARAASVPGEVGDNARTAAALVRLAHRHGVRLLVFGELFLPGYHPPTWASPACDVDVDDERLEPLRQAARDTGVTVLVGASVRSPGGRFIATLLVDPQGAVRDVYHKQNLCGPDENRWFTPGTHGSTLSFDGWRLGLGICYDATFPEHARAAALDGCHAYVTGGAYVVGGEHRRDTYHSARALDNTFYVVFADAVGGAAPWTFGGGSRVYDPEGRAVSEPVGDDLVVAELDPEELRRTRQEHTMLADLAGGPSPRYFTEL from the coding sequence ATGGTCGACGTGACTCACCACGCCCCTGTGCACCGGCTTCGGGTGGCCGCGGCGCGCGCCGCCTCGGTCCCCGGCGAGGTCGGCGACAACGCGCGCACCGCCGCCGCACTGGTGCGGCTCGCGCACCGCCACGGCGTCCGACTGCTGGTGTTCGGTGAGCTGTTCCTGCCCGGTTACCATCCGCCGACCTGGGCTTCGCCCGCCTGTGACGTCGACGTCGACGACGAGCGCCTGGAACCGTTGCGCCAGGCGGCCCGCGACACCGGCGTCACCGTCCTGGTCGGCGCCTCGGTGCGCTCACCGGGCGGACGATTCATCGCGACGCTGCTGGTGGATCCCCAGGGCGCGGTCCGCGACGTCTACCACAAGCAGAACCTGTGCGGGCCCGACGAAAACCGGTGGTTTACCCCCGGAACCCACGGCAGCACGCTGTCGTTCGACGGCTGGCGGCTGGGGCTCGGCATCTGTTACGACGCCACCTTCCCCGAGCACGCCCGCGCCGCCGCGCTGGACGGCTGCCACGCCTATGTGACCGGCGGGGCCTACGTCGTGGGCGGTGAGCACCGCCGCGACACTTACCACTCGGCGCGAGCGCTGGACAACACCTTCTACGTGGTGTTCGCCGACGCGGTGGGAGGTGCGGCGCCGTGGACCTTCGGCGGCGGCAGTCGCGTCTACGATCCGGAGGGGCGAGCGGTCAGCGAACCCGTCGGTGACGATCTCGTCGTGGCTGAGCTGGACCCGGAGGAACTGCGTCGCACCCGGCAGGAGCACACGATGCTCGCCGACCTGGCCGGCGGCCCCTCACCCCGCTATTTCACTGAACTGTAG
- a CDS encoding M4 family metallopeptidase codes for MKRLIVAGSAAALVVAAGVVGATAYADPADTGSKAVAGAESYVKSNGDKLFIGSDDKVTRTGSSETLGLTFSTFEREYKGLKVVGGDFVVATNKSGDVAYARSAQSKTIDLKTVKPKISETKAEAVAGKKASDAKLVVLAWDTPTLAYVSTKKTTDKHGDPVVRDYYVDAATGDKIATSDRVFAGTGNTYYNGKGGTVDFGTKEGGDGFVMEDPNRPGVSCAEEGGEPYTKAEDTWGNGEGTDLETACVDAMYSVGQEWDMLDKWLQRKGIDGEGNGFPIFVGLDDVNAYWDGSSTHFGHSQDGERQATPMDVVGHEFGHGIFQTTPGGSDGGNETGGLNEAAGDIFGTLTEFYANQGTGDEFDPPDYLIGEEVGLVEAGKPIRDMVNPDNVGDPACWSEEIPNTEVHAAAGPADHWFHLLAEGTAQESPTCDSSTLEGIGVEKAGQIWMGAMMGKTSNWTYTQARTAALEFAATSDLYETCAEYDAAKKAFDAVSVPAESDPECSKG; via the coding sequence ATGAAACGCCTAATCGTGGCGGGCAGTGCCGCCGCGCTGGTGGTGGCCGCGGGAGTGGTGGGCGCTACGGCGTACGCCGACCCGGCCGACACCGGTTCGAAGGCCGTCGCGGGTGCCGAATCCTACGTCAAGAGCAACGGCGACAAGCTGTTCATCGGCTCCGACGACAAGGTCACCCGCACCGGCTCCAGTGAAACCCTCGGCCTCACCTTCAGCACCTTTGAAAGGGAGTACAAAGGACTGAAGGTCGTCGGTGGCGACTTCGTCGTGGCCACCAACAAATCCGGTGACGTCGCCTACGCGCGCTCCGCGCAGTCGAAGACCATCGACCTCAAGACGGTCAAGCCGAAGATCAGCGAGACCAAGGCCGAAGCCGTCGCCGGCAAGAAGGCCTCGGACGCCAAGCTGGTCGTGCTCGCCTGGGACACCCCGACACTGGCCTATGTGAGCACCAAGAAGACCACCGACAAGCACGGTGACCCGGTCGTGCGCGACTACTACGTCGACGCGGCCACCGGCGACAAGATCGCCACCTCCGACCGCGTCTTCGCCGGTACCGGCAACACGTACTACAACGGCAAGGGCGGCACCGTCGACTTCGGCACCAAGGAAGGCGGCGACGGCTTCGTCATGGAGGACCCGAACCGTCCGGGCGTCTCCTGTGCCGAGGAGGGTGGCGAGCCCTACACCAAGGCCGAGGACACCTGGGGCAACGGTGAGGGCACCGACCTCGAGACCGCCTGCGTCGACGCGATGTACTCCGTCGGCCAGGAATGGGACATGCTCGACAAGTGGCTGCAGCGCAAGGGCATCGACGGTGAGGGCAACGGTTTCCCCATCTTCGTCGGCCTTGACGACGTCAACGCCTACTGGGACGGCAGCTCCACCCACTTCGGACACTCGCAGGACGGCGAGCGTCAGGCCACCCCGATGGACGTCGTCGGCCACGAGTTCGGCCACGGCATCTTCCAGACCACCCCGGGCGGTTCCGACGGTGGCAACGAGACCGGTGGTCTCAACGAGGCCGCCGGTGACATCTTCGGCACCCTGACCGAGTTCTACGCCAACCAGGGCACCGGCGACGAGTTCGACCCGCCGGACTACCTGATCGGTGAGGAGGTCGGCCTCGTCGAGGCGGGCAAGCCGATCCGCGACATGGTCAACCCCGACAACGTCGGCGACCCGGCCTGCTGGAGCGAGGAGATCCCGAACACCGAGGTGCACGCCGCGGCCGGTCCCGCCGACCACTGGTTCCACCTGCTGGCCGAGGGCACCGCTCAGGAGAGCCCGACCTGTGACAGCTCGACGCTGGAAGGCATCGGCGTCGAGAAGGCCGGACAGATCTGGATGGGCGCCATGATGGGCAAGACGTCCAACTGGACCTACACCCAGGCCCGCACCGCTGCTCTGGAGTTCGCGGCCACCAGCGACCTGTACGAGACCTGCGCCGAGTACGACGCCGCCAAGAAGGCGTTCGACGCGGTCAGCGTCCCGGCGGAGTCCGACCCCGAGTGCAGCAAGGGCTAA
- a CDS encoding methyltransferase family protein: MRKRSAAIGSTIFFVLGPGTVAGLVPWLITGWESTDMPGWWWALRGLGAMCVLAGVAVIAHAFYRFVVEGLGTPVPAAPPSHLVVGGLFRHVRNPMYVALALMTGGQTLVFASWPLAIYFAAAWACTAAFVKVYEEPKLTSRFGEEYRTYKRHVPAWIPRIRPWTPTAV, from the coding sequence ATGAGGAAACGCTCCGCCGCGATCGGCTCCACGATCTTCTTCGTCCTCGGCCCCGGCACCGTCGCGGGCCTGGTTCCCTGGCTCATCACCGGATGGGAGTCCACCGACATGCCCGGCTGGTGGTGGGCGCTGCGCGGCCTGGGTGCGATGTGCGTGCTGGCCGGAGTGGCCGTGATCGCCCACGCCTTCTACCGCTTCGTCGTGGAGGGACTGGGAACCCCGGTGCCCGCGGCCCCGCCCAGCCACCTGGTCGTCGGCGGCCTGTTCCGCCACGTCCGCAACCCCATGTACGTCGCGCTGGCGCTCATGACCGGCGGCCAGACGCTCGTCTTCGCCAGCTGGCCGCTGGCGATCTACTTCGCCGCCGCCTGGGCCTGCACGGCGGCGTTCGTCAAGGTCTACGAGGAACCCAAGCTCACCTCCCGGTTCGGCGAGGAGTACCGCACCTACAAACGCCACGTCCCGGCCTGGATCCCGCGCATCCGCCCCTGGACACCCACCGCCGTCTAA
- a CDS encoding AEC family transporter: MLAAFVPIWFLVGCGYGAARFKLLGDGAARVLTSYAFFIAMPAVLFTNLASARLDRIPLRALLSLASGTVLVGLVGILVARWFFRDRAAGQIMTGMASGYLNSGNLGIPVAVHVLGDTLLIAAVMIFQTAIVTPLFLLAMDAATGAGNGRRRVRLWLAPFRNPIVVASLSGLALNAAGVDLPGLVEQPLKLLGASAVPVALVALGMTLYMPGGSRPKRHWGQVSIISGLKTVAHPLLAYAVARFGFGLDGEALFAVTLFAALPAAQLIFVYADRYRTKVAVARDVVIVSSVASIVVLTGIALGFR; this comes from the coding sequence GTGCTCGCGGCCTTCGTTCCGATCTGGTTTCTGGTGGGATGCGGGTACGGTGCCGCGCGTTTCAAGCTGTTGGGGGACGGGGCCGCGCGGGTGCTGACGTCCTACGCGTTCTTCATCGCGATGCCCGCAGTTCTGTTCACCAACCTGGCCAGCGCGCGACTGGACCGGATTCCGTTGCGGGCCTTGCTGTCGCTGGCGTCGGGGACGGTGCTGGTGGGGCTCGTGGGCATCCTGGTGGCGCGGTGGTTCTTCCGGGACCGGGCGGCGGGGCAGATCATGACCGGCATGGCCTCGGGGTACCTGAACTCGGGGAACCTGGGCATTCCGGTGGCGGTGCACGTGCTGGGCGACACGCTGCTGATCGCGGCGGTGATGATCTTTCAGACCGCGATCGTGACGCCGCTGTTCCTGTTGGCGATGGACGCGGCGACCGGGGCGGGCAACGGGCGTCGGCGGGTCCGGTTGTGGCTGGCACCGTTTCGCAATCCGATCGTGGTGGCGTCGCTGTCGGGGCTGGCGCTCAACGCCGCCGGGGTGGATCTTCCCGGGCTGGTCGAGCAGCCGCTGAAGCTGCTGGGCGCCTCGGCGGTTCCGGTGGCGTTGGTGGCGCTCGGGATGACGCTGTACATGCCGGGCGGTTCGCGGCCGAAACGCCATTGGGGACAGGTGTCGATCATCTCGGGGCTGAAGACGGTGGCGCATCCGCTGTTGGCGTACGCGGTGGCACGGTTCGGTTTCGGGCTCGACGGTGAGGCGCTGTTCGCGGTGACGTTGTTCGCGGCGCTGCCCGCCGCGCAGCTGATCTTCGTCTACGCCGACCGGTACCGCACCAAGGTGGCGGTGGCCAGGGACGTCGTCATCGTGTCCAGTGTGGCCTCCATTGTGGTGTTGACGGGGATCGCGCTCGGGTTCCGTTAG
- a CDS encoding MsnO8 family LLM class oxidoreductase produces the protein MIPVPLSILDRSVIRRGQDPATALADTVRFARQAEQLGYRRFWVSEHHSVPGIAGSAPTVLAATIAQATTTIRVGTGGVMLPNHQPLIVAEQFGVLESLNPGRVDMGLGRSVGFTSGVRKALGHGKEDIDGFGEQLTELLGYFTGTQETHRGVHALPGEGLRPQPFVLAVGSGAAEAAARGLPLVIAPARGEDAMLASIARYREEFRPSVWAAEPHVVVALAVAVADTTEEARRLLLSESWSMARSRTTGAFEPLWPTADVLAHDLSDRERGFIDDSLAWAIYGTADDVDKELSTLVERAGAQEVLVTMNTFDRGEMLDSYRWLSELVADSS, from the coding sequence ATGATCCCGGTACCCCTATCCATACTCGACCGTTCGGTGATCCGCCGGGGCCAGGACCCGGCCACCGCGCTGGCCGACACCGTCCGGTTCGCCCGCCAGGCCGAACAGCTCGGCTACCGCCGCTTCTGGGTCTCCGAACACCACAGCGTCCCCGGCATCGCCGGTTCCGCCCCCACGGTCCTGGCGGCCACCATCGCCCAGGCGACCACCACGATCCGGGTCGGCACCGGCGGCGTCATGCTGCCCAACCACCAGCCGCTGATCGTGGCCGAACAGTTCGGAGTCCTCGAATCGCTCAATCCCGGCCGCGTCGACATGGGCCTGGGCCGCTCCGTCGGCTTCACCTCAGGCGTCCGCAAAGCACTGGGCCACGGCAAGGAGGACATCGACGGCTTCGGCGAACAGCTCACCGAGCTGCTGGGGTACTTCACGGGCACGCAGGAGACCCACCGGGGAGTCCACGCGCTGCCGGGGGAGGGGCTGCGGCCGCAGCCGTTCGTGCTGGCCGTGGGATCTGGTGCCGCCGAGGCCGCTGCTCGGGGACTGCCGCTGGTCATCGCTCCCGCGCGCGGCGAGGACGCGATGCTCGCGTCGATCGCGCGGTATCGCGAGGAGTTCCGGCCGTCGGTGTGGGCGGCTGAACCGCACGTCGTGGTGGCGCTGGCGGTGGCCGTCGCGGACACCACGGAGGAGGCTCGGCGGTTGTTGCTGTCGGAGTCGTGGTCGATGGCGCGCTCGCGTACTACGGGGGCGTTCGAACCGTTGTGGCCCACGGCCGATGTGCTCGCCCACGACTTGAGCGACCGTGAGCGGGGGTTCATCGACGACTCGCTGGCTTGGGCGATCTACGGCACCGCCGATGACGTCGACAAGGAACTGTCCACACTCGTCGAACGCGCGGGGGCTCAGGAGGTGCTGGTCACGATGAACACGTTCGATCGTGGCGAAATGCTGGACTCGTATCGGTGGCTGAGCGAGCTGGTGGCCGACTCGTCCTGA